In Symphalangus syndactylus isolate Jambi chromosome 14, NHGRI_mSymSyn1-v2.1_pri, whole genome shotgun sequence, one DNA window encodes the following:
- the PDIA2 gene encoding protein disulfide-isomerase A2 isoform X2 yields MEEHACSLLGCQVWRGCSWGCGGLGHSWPRPPDAPWCRHCQALAPEYSRAAAMLTAKSTMVTLAKVDGSAQPELAEEFGVTEYPTLKFFRNGNRTHPEEYTGPREAEGIAEWLRRRVGPSAMRLEDEVAAQALIDGRDLVVIGFFQDLQDGDVVTFLALAQDALDMTFGLTDRPRLFQQFGLTKDTVVLFKKFDEGRADFPVDEELGLDLGDLSRFLVTHSMRLVTEFNSQTSAKIFAARILNHLLLFVNQTLPAHRELLAGFGEAAPRFRGQVLFVVVDVAVDNEHVLQYFGLKAEAAPTLRLVNLETTKKYAPVDGGPVTAASITAFCHAVLNGQVKPYLLSQEVPPDWDQRPVKTLVGKNFEQVAFDETKNVFVKFYAPWCTHCKEMAPAWEALAEKYQDHEDVVIAELDATANELDAFAVHGFPTLKYFPAGPGRKVIEYKSTRDLETLSKFLDNGGVLPTEEPPEEPAAPFPEPPANSTMGSKEEL; encoded by the exons ATGGAGGAGCACGCTTGTTCCCTGCTGGGTTGTCAGGTGTGGAGAGGGTGCTCCTGGGGTTGTGGTGGCCTGGGGCACTCATGGCCCCGTCCCCCAGACGCCCCGTGGTGTAGGCACTGCCAGGCCCTGGCCCCCGAGTACAGCAGGGCAGCTGCCATGCTCACGGCCAAGTCAACAATGGTCACGCTGGCTAAGGTGGATGGATCTGCGCAGCCCGAGCTGGCTGAGGAGTTTGGTGTGACGGAGTACCCTACGCTCAAGTTCTTCCGCAATGGGAACCGCACGCACCCAGAGGAGTACACAG GAccacgggaggctgagggcatTGCTGAGTGGCTGCGACGGCGGGTGGGGCCCAGTGCCATGCGGCTGGAAGACGAGGTGGCCGCCCAGGCGCTGATCGATGGCCGGGACCTGGTGGTCATCGGCTTCTTCCAG GACCTGCAGGACGGGGACGTGGTCACCTTCTTGGCCCTGGCCCAGGATGCCCTGGACATGACCTTTGGCCTCACAGACCGGCCGCGGCTCTTTCAGCAGTTCGGCCTCACCAAGGACACTGTGGTTCTCTTCAAGAAG TTTGATGAGGGGCGGGCAGACTTCCCAGTGGACGAGGAGCTTGGCCTGGACCTGGGGGATCTGTCACGCTTCCTGGTCACACACAGCATGCGCCTGGTTACCGAGTTCAACAGCCAG ACGTCTGCCAAGATCTTTGCGGCCAGGATCCTCAACCACCTGCTGCTGTTTGTCAACCAGACACTGCCTGCACACCGGGAGCTCCTAGCGGGCTTTGGGGAGGCAGCTCCCCGCTTCCGGGGGCAG GTGCTGTTCGTGGTGGTGGACGTGGCAGTGGACAATGAGCACGTGCTGCAGTACTTTGGCCTCAAGGCTGAGGCAGCCCCCACCCTGCGCTTAGTCAACCTTGAGACCACTAAAAAGTACGCGCCTGTGGATGGGGGCCCTGTCACCGCAGCGTCCATCACTGCTTTCTGCCATGCAGTCCTCAACGGCCAAGTCAAG CCCTATCTCCTAAGCCAGGAGGTACCCCCTGATTGGGATCAGCGGCCAGTTAAGACCCTCGTGGGCAAGAATTTTGAGCAGGTGGCTTTTGACGAAACCAAGAATGTGTTTGTCAAGTTCT ATGCCCCGTGGTGCACCCACTGCAAGGAGATGGCCCCTGCCTGGGAGGCGCTGGCTGAGAAGTACCAAGACCACGAGGACGTCGTCATTGCTGAGCTGGATGCCACAGCCAATGAGCTGGACGCCTTCGCTGTGCACGGCTTCCCTACTCTCAAGTACTTCCCAGCAGGGCCAGGTCGGAAG GTGATTGAATACAAAAGCACCAGGGACCTGGAGACCTTGTCCAAGTTCCTGGACAACGGAGGCGTGCTGCCCACGGAGGAGCCCCCGGAGGAGCCGGCAGCCCCGTTCCCG GAGCCACCGGCCAACTCCACTATGGGGTCCAAAGAGGAGCTGTAG
- the PDIA2 gene encoding protein disulfide-isomerase A2 isoform X1, with amino-acid sequence MSRQLLPVLLLLLRASCPWGQEQGPKSPSEEPPEEEIPKEDGILVLSRHTLGLALREHPALLVEFYAPWCRHCQALAPEYSRAAAMLTAKSTMVTLAKVDGSAQPELAEEFGVTEYPTLKFFRNGNRTHPEEYTGPREAEGIAEWLRRRVGPSAMRLEDEVAAQALIDGRDLVVIGFFQDLQDGDVVTFLALAQDALDMTFGLTDRPRLFQQFGLTKDTVVLFKKFDEGRADFPVDEELGLDLGDLSRFLVTHSMRLVTEFNSQTSAKIFAARILNHLLLFVNQTLPAHRELLAGFGEAAPRFRGQVLFVVVDVAVDNEHVLQYFGLKAEAAPTLRLVNLETTKKYAPVDGGPVTAASITAFCHAVLNGQVKPYLLSQEVPPDWDQRPVKTLVGKNFEQVAFDETKNVFVKFYAPWCTHCKEMAPAWEALAEKYQDHEDVVIAELDATANELDAFAVHGFPTLKYFPAGPGRKVIEYKSTRDLETLSKFLDNGGVLPTEEPPEEPAAPFPEPPANSTMGSKEEL; translated from the exons ATGAGCCGCCAACTTCTGCctgtcctgctgctgctgctcaggGCTTCGTGCCCATGGGGTCAGGAACAGGGACCCAAGAGCCCCTCGGAGGAGCCTCCAGAGGAGGAAATCCCCAAGGAGGATGGGATCTTGGTGCTGAgtcgccacaccctgggcctggccctgcGGGAGCACCCAGCTCTGCTGGTGGAATTCT ACGCCCCGTGGTGTAGGCACTGCCAGGCCCTGGCCCCCGAGTACAGCAGGGCAGCTGCCATGCTCACGGCCAAGTCAACAATGGTCACGCTGGCTAAGGTGGATGGATCTGCGCAGCCCGAGCTGGCTGAGGAGTTTGGTGTGACGGAGTACCCTACGCTCAAGTTCTTCCGCAATGGGAACCGCACGCACCCAGAGGAGTACACAG GAccacgggaggctgagggcatTGCTGAGTGGCTGCGACGGCGGGTGGGGCCCAGTGCCATGCGGCTGGAAGACGAGGTGGCCGCCCAGGCGCTGATCGATGGCCGGGACCTGGTGGTCATCGGCTTCTTCCAG GACCTGCAGGACGGGGACGTGGTCACCTTCTTGGCCCTGGCCCAGGATGCCCTGGACATGACCTTTGGCCTCACAGACCGGCCGCGGCTCTTTCAGCAGTTCGGCCTCACCAAGGACACTGTGGTTCTCTTCAAGAAG TTTGATGAGGGGCGGGCAGACTTCCCAGTGGACGAGGAGCTTGGCCTGGACCTGGGGGATCTGTCACGCTTCCTGGTCACACACAGCATGCGCCTGGTTACCGAGTTCAACAGCCAG ACGTCTGCCAAGATCTTTGCGGCCAGGATCCTCAACCACCTGCTGCTGTTTGTCAACCAGACACTGCCTGCACACCGGGAGCTCCTAGCGGGCTTTGGGGAGGCAGCTCCCCGCTTCCGGGGGCAG GTGCTGTTCGTGGTGGTGGACGTGGCAGTGGACAATGAGCACGTGCTGCAGTACTTTGGCCTCAAGGCTGAGGCAGCCCCCACCCTGCGCTTAGTCAACCTTGAGACCACTAAAAAGTACGCGCCTGTGGATGGGGGCCCTGTCACCGCAGCGTCCATCACTGCTTTCTGCCATGCAGTCCTCAACGGCCAAGTCAAG CCCTATCTCCTAAGCCAGGAGGTACCCCCTGATTGGGATCAGCGGCCAGTTAAGACCCTCGTGGGCAAGAATTTTGAGCAGGTGGCTTTTGACGAAACCAAGAATGTGTTTGTCAAGTTCT ATGCCCCGTGGTGCACCCACTGCAAGGAGATGGCCCCTGCCTGGGAGGCGCTGGCTGAGAAGTACCAAGACCACGAGGACGTCGTCATTGCTGAGCTGGATGCCACAGCCAATGAGCTGGACGCCTTCGCTGTGCACGGCTTCCCTACTCTCAAGTACTTCCCAGCAGGGCCAGGTCGGAAG GTGATTGAATACAAAAGCACCAGGGACCTGGAGACCTTGTCCAAGTTCCTGGACAACGGAGGCGTGCTGCCCACGGAGGAGCCCCCGGAGGAGCCGGCAGCCCCGTTCCCG GAGCCACCGGCCAACTCCACTATGGGGTCCAAAGAGGAGCTGTAG
- the ARHGDIG gene encoding rho GDP-dissociation inhibitor 3 translates to MLGLDACELGAQLLELLRLALCARVLLADKEGGPPAVDEVLDEAVPEYRAPGRKSLLEIRQLDPDDRSLAKYKRVLLGPLPPAVDPSLPNVQVTRLTLLSEQAPGPVIMDLTGDLAVLKDQVFVLKEGVDYRVKITFKVHREIVSGLKCLHHTYRRGLRVDKTVYMVGSYGPSAQEYEFVTPVEEAPRGALVRGPYLVVSLFTDDDRTHHLSWEWGLRICQDWKD, encoded by the exons atgctgggcctggACGCGTGCGAGCTGGGGGCGCAGCTGCTGGAGCTGCTCCGGCTGGCGCTGTGCGCCCGAG tcctCCTGGCTGACAAGGAGGGTGGGCCGCCGGCAGTGGACGAGGTGCTGGATGAGGCTGTGCCCGAGTACCGGGCGCCGGGTAGGAAGAGCCTCTTGGAGATCCGGCAGCTGGACCCGGACGACAGGAGCCTGGCCAAGTACAAGCGGGTGCTGCTGGGGCCCCTGCCACCGGCCGTGG ACCCAAGCCTGCCCAATGTGCAGGTGACCAGGCTGACACTCCTGTCTGAGCAGGCTCCGGGGCCCGTCATCATGGATCTCACAG GGGATCTGGCTGTTCTGAAGGACCAGGTGTTTGTCCTGAAGGAAGGTGTTGATTACAGAGTGAAGATCACCTTCAAG GTCCACAGGGAGATTGTCAGCGGCCTCAAGTGTCTGCACCACACCTACCGCCGGGGCCTGCGCG TGGACAAGACCGTCTACATGGTGGGCAGCTACGGCCCGAGTGCGCAGGAGTATGAGTTTGTGACTCCGGTGGAGGAAGCGCCGAGGGGTGCGCTGGTGCGGGGCCCCTACCTGGTGGTATCCCTCTTCACCGACGATGACAGGACGCACCACCTGTCCTGGGAGTGGGGTCTCCGCATCTGCCAGGACTGGAAGGACTGA